In the Engystomops pustulosus chromosome 2, aEngPut4.maternal, whole genome shotgun sequence genome, one interval contains:
- the P2RY6 gene encoding P2Y purinoceptor 6, with translation MDNVTSVPIGKNSCTFHEEFKQILLPVVYSVVLVFGLPLNFIVILQVCLSRKALTRTAIYTLNLAVADFLYVCSLPLLIYNYVQHDYWPFGDFTCRFVRFQFYTNLHGSIMFLTCMSFQRYMGICHPLSVWHKKRGKKFTWVVCGVVWFIVIVQCIPTFFFASTGTQRNRTVCYDLSPPALSSRYFPYGITLTITGFLIPFIAILVCYCAMTKILCQKDDLADVVARRRKDKAIRMIIIVVMVFAISFFPFHLTKTIYLVVRSRTGVPCLVLQTFAIVYKCTRPFASFNSVLDPILFYFTQQKFRQSTKLLVKRVTSKWKTEATHTQQR, from the coding sequence ATGGACAACGTCACATCAGTGCCCATCGGGAAGAATTCGTGTACTTTCCATGAAGAGTTTAAGCAGATCCTCCTCCCAGTGGTCTATTCGGTGGTCCTCGTCTTTGGTCTACCCCTGAACTTTATTGTGATCCTTCAAGTGTGTCTATCGAGAAAGGCGCTCACCCGCACCGCCATCTACACTCTGAATCTAGCGGTGGCTGACTTCCTCTATGTGTGCTCCCTCCCGCTACTCATATATAACTATGTCCAGCACGACTACTGGCCATTTGGGGACTTCACCTGTCGGTTTGTCCGGTTTCAGTTCTACACAAACCTCCATGGAAGTATCATGTTCCTGACCTGCATGAGCTTCCAGAGATACATGGGCATCTGCCACCCATTATCTGTCTGGCACAAAAAGAGAGGCAAAAAGTTCACCTGGGTGGTGTGTGGGGTAGTCTGGTTTATTGTCATTGTCCAGTGTATACCCACCTTCTTCTTCGCATCTACAGGAACCCAGAGGAATCGCACGGTGTGCTACGACCTGAGCCCCCCAGCCTTATCTTCTCGTTATTTTCCTTATGGTATTACATTGACTATAACCGGCTTCTTGATCCCTTTCATTGCCATTTTAGTTTGTTATTGTGCCATGACCAAAATCCTCTGCCAGAAAGATGACCTTGCAGATGTGGTGGCCCGTCGAAGAAAGGACAAAGCCATCCGTATGATCATCATCGTAGTCATGGTCTTTGCCATCAGCTTCTTTCCGTTCCATCTCACCAAAACCATCTATCTGGTAGTGCGTTCCAGGACGGGGGTTCCATGTTTGGTGCTGCAGACTTTCGCCATTGTGTATAAGTGCACCAGACCTTTCGCTAGCTTCAACAGCGTCCTGGACCCCATCCTGTTCTATTTTACTCAGCAGAAATTTAGGCAAAGCACTAAATTGTTAGTAAAGAGGGTCACCTCCAAATGGAAGACTGAGGCAACACATACTCAACAAAGGTAA